One Salvia splendens isolate huo1 chromosome 22, SspV2, whole genome shotgun sequence DNA segment encodes these proteins:
- the LOC121786142 gene encoding probable dolichyl-diphosphooligosaccharide--protein glycosyltransferase subunit 3B has product MAISPTTFAVAALLLITHLTSPAASLSSDPVVAELSALQSQSPTGVIRLSDSLLRRILSLPTPRPFHTLIFFDAHHLHSKPELSLPTLKSEFALVSASFLSNNPNHKSKLFFFEVEFQESQSSFAQFGVNSLPHIRLIPPTASDVKTQSIQMDGADNSRLADSMAEFIESRAQLTVGPINRPPVISRKQIAFIIAVILLMTPFFLKKLISGNTIFHDKNVWMAGAVFVYFFSVSGAMFNIIRKMPMVIADRQDPSKLVFFYQGSGMQLGAEGFSIGFLYTIVGLLLAFVTHVLVGVKNKTAQRAVMLFALFVSFWAVKKVIYLDNWKTGYSIHAYIPSSWQ; this is encoded by the coding sequence ATGGCGATCTCTCCCACCACATTCGCCGTCGCCGCCCTCCTCCTCATCACCCACCTCACATCCCCCGCCGCATCCCTCTCCTCCGACCCCGTCGTCGCCGAGCTCTCCGCCCTCCAATCCCAGTCCCCCACCGGCGTCATCCGCCTCTCCGACTCCCTCCTCCGCCGCATCCTCTCCCTCCCCACCCCCCGCCCCTTCCACACCCTAATCTTCTTCGACGCACACCACCTCCACTCCAAGCCCGAGCTCTCCCTCCCCACACTCAAATCCGAATTCGCCCTAGTTTCCGCCTCTTTCCTATCCAACAACCCTAATCACAAATCCAAACTCTTCTTCTTCGAAGTCGAATTCCAGGAATCTCAATCCTCCTTCGCCCAATTCGGCGTCAACTCCCTCCCTCACATCCGCCTCATCCCGCCGACCGCCTCCGATGTCAAAACGCAATCGATTCAAATGGACGGCGCGGATAACTCGAGACTCGCCGATTCCATGGCCGAATTCATCGAATCCAGAGCTCAATTAACCGTCGGCCCGATCAATCGCCCCCCTGTCATTTCGAGGAAACAAATCGCATTCATAATCGCTGTAATCCTGCTCATGACCCCCTTCTTCCTGAAGAAATTGATCTCTGGCAACACAATTTTCCACGATAAGAACGTATGGATGGCGGGGGCGGTTTTCGTCTACTTCTTCAGCGTTTCGGGGGCGATGTTCAACATAATTAGGAAAATGCCGATGGTTATTGCGGACAGGCAGGATCCGTCGAAGCTGGTGTTCTTCTACCAGGGGTCGGGGATGCAGCTGGGGGCGGAGGGGTTCTCGATCGGCTTCTTGTACACGATCGTGGGGCTGCTGCTGGCTTTTGTGACTCATGTATTGGTGGGGGTGAAGAACAAGACTGCGCAGAGGGCTGTGATGCTGTTTGCGCTTTTCGTGTCGTTCTGGGCCGTGAAAAAGGTGATTTACTTGGATAACTGGAAGACCGGGTATAGCATTCATGCCTACATACCTTCGAGCTGGCAGTGA
- the LOC121786095 gene encoding protein NDR1-like, with translation MWTDARIPPQPAADERPMKRHHSARYYAHRVKESLTTRVSKLICAIVLGLLFLIGIISFILWLSLRPHRPRFFIEAFSAASPAVSFNVTARNSNQNIGVYYDSVQVAVFYQDDQRLGGGAALEAFYQEPKNTRAIGGAATATGQQWDQIAADRARGEAVFRVEVTSVIRFKISSWDSKRHRMHANCPVRVGPDGSLLPINVHTRCPVYFN, from the coding sequence ATGTGGACCGACGCCCGAATCCCTCCCCAGCCCGCGGCCGACGAGCGGCCCATGAAACGCCACCACTCGGCCCGCTACTACGCCCACCGCGTGAAAGAGAGCCTGACCACCCGCGTCTCGAAGCTCATATGCGCCATCGTGCTAGGCCTCCTCTTCCTGATCGGCATCATCTCCTTCATCCTCTGGCTCAGCCTCCGCCCCCACCGCCCCCGCTTCTTCATCGAGGCCTTCTCCGCCGCCAGCCCCGCCGTCTCCTTCAACGTCACCGCCCGCAACTCCAACCAGAACATCGGCGTCTACTACGACTCGGTCCAGGTGGCGGTTTTCTACCAGGATGACCAGCGCCTAGGCGGCGGGGCGGCGCTGGAGGCCTTCTACCAGGAGCCAAAGAACACCAGGGCGATCGGCGGTGCTGCAACGGCCACGGGGCAGCAGTGGGACCAGATTGCGGCGGACAGGGCCCGCGGGGAGGCGGTTTTCCGGGTCGAGGTGACGTCGGTGATCCGGTTCAAGATCTCGAGTTGGGATAGCAAGAGACATAGGATGCACGCGAACTGTCCGGTTCGGGTTGGACCGGACGGTTCGCTCTTGCCGATTAATGTGCATACCAGATGTCCGGTTTACTTTAACTAG
- the LOC121786144 gene encoding nuclear transport factor 2B-like: MQQQQDSLIDINHNYPFLILGHLVTNNWDMEEQAEVVGLAFVEHYYHLFDHNRAALISLYSPTSMLTFEGQRIQGADQISTKINQLPFDQCRHAISTVDCQPSAVAGGVVVFVSGSLQLQGEEHSLRFSQMFHLIPTGEGSYFVKNDMFRLNYG; the protein is encoded by the exons ATGCAGCAGCAGCAAGATTCCCTAATAGATATAAATCACAATTACCCCTTCCTAATTCTGGGACACTTAGTTACAAATAATTGGGATATGGAAGAACAAGCCGAAGTTGTCGGATTAGCCTTCGTGGAGCACTACTACCACCTGTTCGACCACAACCGGGCAGCCCTCATCTCGCTCTACAGTCCGACGTCTATGCTCACGTTTGAGGGGCAGAGGATACAAGGGGCTGATCAAATCTCGACCAAGATCAACCAGCTGCCGTTTGATCAATGCCGCCATGCAATCAGCACCGTTGATTGCCAGCCGTCAGCTGTTGCTGGTGGTGTCGTCGTCTTTGTCAGTGGCAGTCTTCAGCTGCAGGGAGAGGAGCATTCCTTGAGGTTTAGCCAG ATGTTTCACTTGATTCCGACGGGAGAAGGTAGCTATTTCGTGAAGAACGATATGTTTCGACTAAACTATGGTTGA
- the LOC121786094 gene encoding gibberellin 2-beta-dioxygenase 8-like has product MVASENDSNHMNQAVRMEDSPDPPFETTYKRLFDDVTAVPEVSAVAECELPMIDLNELNLGDLPRRACMKKIALASKEWGFFQVINHGICREVLEKMREEQVKLFAKPFSDKAANKDSNFSAGSYRWGTPLATCLRQLSWSEAFHVSLSDVLGSRDVHNNLSSIMEQYATMVSELSQKLVDILASELGQESEFFKEKCVASTCYLRLNRYPACPIFPEMFGIMPHTDSDFITVLHQDQIAGLQLVKDGRWFAVKPNPQALVINIGDLFQAWSNNVYKSVEHRVVANPLHERFSTAYFFCPPYDTVIESGVYRSFSFGEYRKQVQEDVKIFGHKIGLPRFLLQTH; this is encoded by the exons ATGGTGGCCTCCGAGAATGACTCGAACCACATGAACCAA gcGGTGAGAATGGAAGACTCGCCCGATCCACCATTCGAGACAACATACAAGAGGCTATTCGACGACGTGACGGCGGTGCCGGAGGTCTCGGCAGTGGCGGAATGCGAGCTGCCGATGATCGACTTGAATGAGTTGAATCTCGGGGATTTGCCAAGGCGGGCATGCATGAAAAAGATTGCTTTAGCTTCGAAGGAATGGGGGTTTTTCCAAGTGATAAATCATGGGATTTGTAGAGAGGTTTTGGAGAAGATGAGGGAGGAGCAAGTGAAGCTTTTTGCGAAGCCGTTTTCCGACAAGGCGGCCAACAAGGATTCGAACTTCTCGGCCGGGAGTTACCGGTGGGGGACGCCATTGGCGACGTGCCTCAGGCAGCTTTCGTGGTCGGAGGCTTTTCATGTGTCGTTGAGCGACGTACTTGGCTCACGTGATGTCCACAACAACCTcag CTCAATAATGGAGCAATATGCGACGATGGTGTCTGAATTATCTCAGAAATTGGTGGACATATTGGCATCAGAGCTGGGGCAGGAATCAGAATTCTTCAAAGAGAAATGTGTGGCAAGCACATGCTACCTCCGGTTGAACAGATACCCAGCTTGCCCTATTTTCCCAGAGATGTTTGGAATAATGCCACACACAGACAGTGACTTCATCACTGTCCTACACCAAGACCAAATCGCTGGCCTCCAGCTTGTCAAAGATGGCCGCTGGTTTGCTGTCAAACCCAATCCCCAAGCCCTTGTTATCAACATTGGGGACTTGTTTCAG GCATGGAGTAATAATGTGTATAAGAGTGTGGAGCATAGGGTTGTGGCAAACCCTCTACATGAAAGGTTCTCAACGGCGTACTTCTTCTGTCCACCATACGACACCGTTATAGAGAGTGGTGTTTATAGAAGCTTTAGCTTTGGAGAATATAGGAAACAAGTCCAAGAAGATGTCAAGATTTTTGGCCACAAAATTGGACTCCCAAGGTTTCTTCTACAAACTCATTAA
- the LOC121786531 gene encoding CRIB domain-containing protein RIC10-like isoform X2, translated as MGTKMKGIYKGFKYGITNMFVKEPEMEIGGPTDVKHVAHIGTDGSSGNAPSWMNEYNSGNDFATTSIGNSASGSESTGMSPWSSREFGDSVRQDENSTEAAPVKKKERRKKPRSNNVNSPKSSNGSCSSRPSRQGKQKTKFMENNAKTTNIQVV; from the exons ATGGGAACAAAAATGAAGGGGATATATAAAGGATTCAAATACGGCATCACCAATATGTTTG TGAAGGAACCAGAAATGGAAATTGGGGGTCCCACTGATGTCAAACATGTAGCACATATAGGGACGGATGGCTCCTCCGGAAATGCACCCTCTTGG ATGAATGAATACAATAGCGGGAATGATTTTGCAACAACATCAATTGGTAATTCCGCCTCTGGTTCTGAATCCACCGGCATGTCTCCATGGTCATCTCGAG AATTTGGCGATTCCGTAAGGCAAGATGAGAACTCGACGGAGGCTGCTCctgtgaagaagaaggagaggaggaagaagccTAGATCGAATAATGTTAACTCTCCAAAATCATCGAACGGCTCTTGTTCATCAAGGCCTTCAAGGCAAGGAAAGCAAAAAACCAAATTCATGGAAAACAATGCAAAAACAACAAACATCCAAGTTGTGTAG
- the LOC121786531 gene encoding CRIB domain-containing protein RIC10-like isoform X1 produces the protein MGTKMKGIYKGFKYGITNMFAVKEPEMEIGGPTDVKHVAHIGTDGSSGNAPSWMNEYNSGNDFATTSIGNSASGSESTGMSPWSSREFGDSVRQDENSTEAAPVKKKERRKKPRSNNVNSPKSSNGSCSSRPSRQGKQKTKFMENNAKTTNIQVV, from the exons ATGGGAACAAAAATGAAGGGGATATATAAAGGATTCAAATACGGCATCACCAATATGTTTG CAGTGAAGGAACCAGAAATGGAAATTGGGGGTCCCACTGATGTCAAACATGTAGCACATATAGGGACGGATGGCTCCTCCGGAAATGCACCCTCTTGG ATGAATGAATACAATAGCGGGAATGATTTTGCAACAACATCAATTGGTAATTCCGCCTCTGGTTCTGAATCCACCGGCATGTCTCCATGGTCATCTCGAG AATTTGGCGATTCCGTAAGGCAAGATGAGAACTCGACGGAGGCTGCTCctgtgaagaagaaggagaggaggaagaagccTAGATCGAATAATGTTAACTCTCCAAAATCATCGAACGGCTCTTGTTCATCAAGGCCTTCAAGGCAAGGAAAGCAAAAAACCAAATTCATGGAAAACAATGCAAAAACAACAAACATCCAAGTTGTGTAG